AAGTTTGCTTCTACCACAGGGTCTTTGCACTCACTGTTCTTCCTATTTACATTGCTGTTTCTCAGATCTTTGCATGGCTGACTTCCTCATTCCATTCAGGTCTCTGTGTGTTGTCACTGACACAGTGACCTTCTTTGGCCTCCCTGTGTGGCAGCCACAACCACTttgccttgctttctttttcttcatagcacctGACATCATTTGTTAACATGTTCATTGTCCACCGCCACACTGGAGGATCGGTTAGTCAGGACTGGGATGTGTGTTTATGGCTGTGTCCGGGGCCTAGAGCAGAGTGGTCTCTGAGCCTGCTCTGTTTGTAGTCTGTGGTACCAAGACATGCCCATGTGCCCAGGCCCTGGCAGAGAAGATGCTGGTGTCAGAGTGGGCCCAGGATAATTTGGCAGGGGCTCCGAAGTCCAGGGCTGGGCCCTACACGTGGGAAGGTTGCAGGGGGAGAGATTAGGATTTCCCCCCAGACCCTGTCCCTGCCGCAGTGTACATGTTCCCGAGCCTGCTGACTGGCGAGCCCTGCTGCCCCCAGGAGCCCGCTGTGAAGCCAACACCTTTGATGGGGAGCGCTGCCTCTACGGGGCACTGAGCGACCCCATCCGCCGGGCCCTGCGCGATTACAAGCAGGTGACAGCCTCCTGCAGGAGGCGGGACTACTACGATGACTTCCTGCAGCGGTGAGATGGGGTGCAGGGCTGGGTGTGCATGGGGTAGGGCTGAGGACCCTCCTGCAGGGTTGGGGGAAGGGCCTGCTGAACACCTGCTCCGCTTGCTCCTCCCCAGGCTCCTGGAGCAGGGCATCCATAGTGACGTGGTCTTTGTGGTGCACGGGAAGCCCTTCCGGGCACATCGCTGTGTGCTGGGTGCACGCAGTGCCTACTTTGCCAACATGCTGGACACCAAATGGAAGGGCAAGAATGTCGTGGTCCTTAGGCATCCACTGGTGTGTCCCTCCCAGGGGCAGGTGGAGGGACAGCAGGGAGCTTATGCTGGGTGGCCGCCTCTGACCTTCCCTCCTGGTCTCCCTGCCTGCAGATCAACCCCGTGGCCTTTGGGGCCCTGCTGCAGTACCTGTACACAGGTGAATCTCTGAGCCTGCGGGACACTGGCAGGGAGGGGGTTTCTGTCCAGCAGAAACGGGGGCCTTGGGCCTCCCTTGTACCTCCTGGAACTTGTGCCCTGCAGCGTGGGGCTGTTCTAGCTGCCTCCTGGGTGGGCTGGGAAACAGCAAGCTGGAGGGTCTACTCAGGAGGAGCTTGTCCCACCTACACACCAAGTCCCCTTCCATCTGTCCTGGGGCCTGTGGAAGTCAGGCAGTGGCTCTTGAGGGGGCAAACCAAGGCAGGAAGGAGATCTGGGAGCCTTGGTGCTGGGGACCACAGAGAGCTCCTCTCGGGCCCTGAGCTTCCTGTGTCTCCCCTAGGCCGCCTGGACGTCGGCGTGGAGCATGTTAGTGACTGTGAGCGCCTGGCCAAGCAGTGCCAACTGTGGGACCTGCTCAGCGACCTGGAGACCAAGTGTGAGAAAGTGTCTGAGTTCGGTGAGTCCAGGCTTGGGGTCAGGGTGTCGGGCAGGAACCAGCAGCCCCCGGGCCCTGCAGCTGTATTGTCCCCTCCACAGTGGCTTCCAAGCCAGGCACGTGTGTGAAGGTGCTGACCATCGAGCCCCCGCCGGCAGATCCCCGGCTTCGGGAGGACATGGCCCTGCTGGCCGACTGCGCCCTGCCCCCGGAGCTCCGTGTAAGCACAAGGAGGGTGGGGCCCCATGTGGACGTGGCCATGGTAGACAAGCCCCGCGCCTGGCTCCATCCTTGGGCTGGAGCCAGTCCCTTTCTCTGAGCCCACTTTACTTGGGTCGTTGTCACACTTCAATTTGCAAATGGGGCTGCAGGCCATCCCTCCAGATCGAGCTAGACTAGACCTGTGGCTAGGACTGGCTGCTCTCCTGTGTCCCACCTGCTCCAATGGTGTCTCTTCCTTCATCTCCCAGGGTGATCTCGGGGAGCTGCCCTTCCCTTGCCCCGACGGCTTCAACAGCTGTCCTGATGTCTGCTTCCGGGTGGAAGGTTGCAGCTTTCTCTGCCACAAGGTGCCGTCCCTTACcgcccccccatccccgcccccttGCCTTATGTCCCCGGCCAGCTCTGGGGACAGGCACTGGCCCCCACCCTTCCTTAGCCCAGCCTCCCCCAGGCCTTCTTCTGCGGCCGCAGCGACTACTTCCGGGCTCTGCTGGACGACCACTTCCGAGAGAACGAGGAGCTGGAGGCCTCAGGCGGCCTCCTGGCCATCACTCTCCATGGCATCTCACCTGACATCTTCACCCACGTGCTCTACTACATCTATAGTGACCACACAGAGGTGCGGAGCTCGAGCAGGCTGTGTGCGCTGGGCTAGGGGGTGTGACCATCGGGACAGGTGTGCAGCCGG
The nucleotide sequence above comes from Canis aureus isolate CA01 chromosome 19, VMU_Caureus_v.1.0, whole genome shotgun sequence. Encoded proteins:
- the ABTB1 gene encoding ankyrin repeat and BTB/POZ domain-containing protein 1 isoform X1; protein product: MDTSDLFASCRKGDVGRVRYLLEQRDVEVNVRDKWDSTPLYYACLCGHEELVLYLLANGARCEANTFDGERCLYGALSDPIRRALRDYKQVTASCRRRDYYDDFLQRLLEQGIHSDVVFVVHGKPFRAHRCVLGARSAYFANMLDTKWKGKNVVVLRHPLINPVAFGALLQYLYTGRLDVGVEHVSDCERLAKQCQLWDLLSDLETKCEKVSEFVASKPGTCVKVLTIEPPPADPRLREDMALLADCALPPELRGDLGELPFPCPDGFNSCPDVCFRVEGCSFLCHKPSLPQAFFCGRSDYFRALLDDHFRENEELEASGGLLAITLHGISPDIFTHVLYYIYSDHTELPPEAAYDVLSVADMYLLPGLKRLCGRSLAQLLDEDNVVGVWRVAKLFRLARLEDQCTEYMAKVIEKLVEREDFVEAVREEAAAVAARQETDSIPLVDDIRFHVASTVQTYSAIEEAQQRLRALEDLLVSIGLDC
- the ABTB1 gene encoding ankyrin repeat and BTB/POZ domain-containing protein 1 isoform X4, giving the protein MWAECGTCWSNGTWRYYACLCGHEELVLYLLANGARCEANTFDGERCLYGALSDPIRRALRDYKQVTASCRRRDYYDDFLQRLLEQGIHSDVVFVVHGKPFRAHRCVLGARSAYFANMLDTKWKGKNVVVLRHPLINPVAFGALLQYLYTGRLDVGVEHVSDCERLAKQCQLWDLLSDLETKCEKVSEFVASKPGTCVKVLTIEPPPADPRLREDMALLADCALPPELRGDLGELPFPCPDGFNSCPDVCFRVEGCSFLCHKPSLPQAFFCGRSDYFRALLDDHFRENEELEASGGLLAITLHGISPDIFTHVLYYIYSDHTELPPEAAYDVLSVADMYLLPGLKRLCGRSLAQLLDEDNVVGVWRVAKLFRLARLEDQCTEYMAKVIEKLVEREDFVEAVREEAAAVAARQETDSIPLVDDIRFHVASTVQTYSAIEEAQQRLRALEDLLVSIGLDC
- the ABTB1 gene encoding ankyrin repeat and BTB/POZ domain-containing protein 1 isoform X5: MWAECGTCWSNGTWRYYACLCGHEELVLYLLANGARCEANTFDGERCLYGALSDPIRRALRDYKQVTASCRRRDYYDDFLQRLLEQGIHSDVVFVVHGKPFRAHRCVLGARSAYFANMLDTKWKGKNVVVLRHPLINPVAFGALLQYLYTGRLDVGVEHVSDCERLAKQCQLWDLLSDLETKCEKVSEFVASKPGTCVKVLTIEPPPADPRLREDMALLADCALPPELRGDLGELPFPCPDGFNSCPDVCFRVEGCSFLCHKAFFCGRSDYFRALLDDHFRENEELEASGGLLAITLHGISPDIFTHVLYYIYSDHTELPPEAAYDVLSVADMYLLPGLKRLCGRSLAQLLDEDNVVGVWRVAKLFRLARLEDQCTEYMAKVIEKLVEREDFVEAVREEAAAVAARQETDSIPLVDDIRFHVASTVQTYSAIEEAQQRLRALEDLLVSIGLDC
- the ABTB1 gene encoding ankyrin repeat and BTB/POZ domain-containing protein 1 isoform X3 gives rise to the protein MRLRYLLEQRDVEVNVRDKWDSTPLYYACLCGHEELVLYLLANGARCEANTFDGERCLYGALSDPIRRALRDYKQVTASCRRRDYYDDFLQRLLEQGIHSDVVFVVHGKPFRAHRCVLGARSAYFANMLDTKWKGKNVVVLRHPLINPVAFGALLQYLYTGRLDVGVEHVSDCERLAKQCQLWDLLSDLETKCEKVSEFVASKPGTCVKVLTIEPPPADPRLREDMALLADCALPPELRGDLGELPFPCPDGFNSCPDVCFRVEGCSFLCHKPSLPQAFFCGRSDYFRALLDDHFRENEELEASGGLLAITLHGISPDIFTHVLYYIYSDHTELPPEAAYDVLSVADMYLLPGLKRLCGRSLAQLLDEDNVVGVWRVAKLFRLARLEDQCTEYMAKVIEKLVEREDFVEAVREEAAAVAARQETDSIPLVDDIRFHVASTVQTYSAIEEAQQRLRALEDLLVSIGLDC
- the ABTB1 gene encoding ankyrin repeat and BTB/POZ domain-containing protein 1 isoform X2, coding for MDTSDLFASCRKGDVGRVRYLLEQRDVEVNVRDKWDSTPLYYACLCGHEELVLYLLANGARCEANTFDGERCLYGALSDPIRRALRDYKQVTASCRRRDYYDDFLQRLLEQGIHSDVVFVVHGKPFRAHRCVLGARSAYFANMLDTKWKGKNVVVLRHPLINPVAFGALLQYLYTGRLDVGVEHVSDCERLAKQCQLWDLLSDLETKCEKVSEFVASKPGTCVKVLTIEPPPADPRLREDMALLADCALPPELRGDLGELPFPCPDGFNSCPDVCFRVEGCSFLCHKAFFCGRSDYFRALLDDHFRENEELEASGGLLAITLHGISPDIFTHVLYYIYSDHTELPPEAAYDVLSVADMYLLPGLKRLCGRSLAQLLDEDNVVGVWRVAKLFRLARLEDQCTEYMAKVIEKLVEREDFVEAVREEAAAVAARQETDSIPLVDDIRFHVASTVQTYSAIEEAQQRLRALEDLLVSIGLDC